The Thermoanaerobaculia bacterium genomic sequence CTCCATCACCCACTTGAAGTGGTAGATGAGCGATTCCATGTCGTGGTACACGCGGTCCTTCGGCGGCAGGACGACGTGCCAGTCGCCGGTGTTGACGGGGCCGGAGAACGAGGGGAGGAGCTCGAGCGCCTGCCGGATGATCGATAGCGACTGCCGCATCTCCTCCATCCGGACGAGGTACCGCGCGTAGTTGTCGCCGTCGCGATGGACGGGGACGTTCCAGTCGAAACGGTCGTAGAAGTCGTAGGGACGGGCTTTTCGCACGTCGTATCCCACGCCGGAGGCGCGCAGGCACGGCCCCGTGAAGCCCCAGGCGATCGCCTGCTCCTTCGTGACGGCGCCCACGCCCCGGAAGCGGTCCCACACGATGCGGTTCTTCTTGACGAGGTCGTCGACGTCGTCGAGAAAAGGAGGGATCGACCGGAGGAGCGACCGGCAGCGGTCGACGAAGTCCGCCGGCACGTCGCGCGAGAGGCCTCCCACGCGGCCGTACGAGACCGTCAGCCGCGCCCCGCAGCAGGACTCGATCAGCCCGTAGATCTCCTCGCGGGGCTGGAAGAGATACCAGAAGTTCGTCAGCGCCCCCGTGTCGACGAGGTTCGCGCCGATGCAGACGCAGTGGTCCATGATGCGCGAGAACTCGGAGAGGATCGTGCGGACGAGCGCGCCGCGCTCCGGGACCTCGATCCCCAGCATCCGCTCGACGGTCTTGCAGTACGCGACGTTGTTGAGGAAGGCCGAGCAGTAGTTCAGGCGATCCGTGTAGGGGATCACCTGGTTCCAGGTGTGGGTCTCCGCCATCTTCTCGAAGCAGCGGTGGAGATATCCGATCTCCGATTCCGCCTCGATGATCTCCTCGCCGTCGAGCCGCGCGACGATCCGGAGCGTTCCGTGCGTGGCCGGGTGCGAAGGGCCGAGGTTCACGACGACGGTCTCGAAGTGGTCCGCCTCCTCGCCCTCGCGGCGGACGAGATCGGGCACGTAGAGGTCCTCCTCCGTGCACATCCAGCGCTGGCCGGGCGGGTAGTCCTTGCGGAGCGCATGGCCGACGAACGCCTGGTGGCAGAGGATCCGCCGCAGGTTCGGGTGCCCTTCGAAACGAAATCCGAACAGGTCGAACGCCTCGCGCTCGAACCAGTTCGCGGCGGGCCACACGTCCACGACGGAGGGGAGCTCCGGCTTTTCGTCGTCGAGCCGGACCTTCACCCGGACGTGCTCGTCGCGGGCCGTCGAGTAGAGATGAACGACGAGCTCGAATCGGGTCGGCTGGCCGCGCCGGCGGAGGTTGTCGACGCCGAGGAGATCGACGAGCAGGTCGAAGCGCATTTCCGGGTCGTCGCGGAGGAAGCGCG encodes the following:
- the nuoD gene encoding NADH dehydrogenase (quinone) subunit D — encoded protein: MSEASVSTLSSSAERVRSRMAGAFPDTRVSVADLDLPTIETDPRGWPSAARFLRDDPEMRFDLLVDLLGVDNLRRRGQPTRFELVVHLYSTARDEHVRVKVRLDDEKPELPSVVDVWPAANWFEREAFDLFGFRFEGHPNLRRILCHQAFVGHALRKDYPPGQRWMCTEEDLYVPDLVRREGEEADHFETVVVNLGPSHPATHGTLRIVARLDGEEIIEAESEIGYLHRCFEKMAETHTWNQVIPYTDRLNYCSAFLNNVAYCKTVERMLGIEVPERGALVRTILSEFSRIMDHCVCIGANLVDTGALTNFWYLFQPREEIYGLIESCCGARLTVSYGRVGGLSRDVPADFVDRCRSLLRSIPPFLDDVDDLVKKNRIVWDRFRGVGAVTKEQAIAWGFTGPCLRASGVGYDVRKARPYDFYDRFDWNVPVHRDGDNYARYLVRMEEMRQSLSIIRQALELLPSFSGPVNTGDWHVVLPPKDRVYHDMESLIYHFKWVMEGIQVPEGERYEWFEGANGELGFYVVSTGGGAPYRIKPRPACFPLMAAFEKIIVGGRVSDAIATLGTLNIIAGELDR